A section of the Saccharopolyspora gregorii genome encodes:
- a CDS encoding putative leader peptide: MRDTVRGPGFRGARRRHVDLLRVASAACR; the protein is encoded by the coding sequence ATGCGGGACACCGTGCGCGGCCCCGGCTTCCGGGGCGCCCGCCGACGGCACGTGGACCTGCTGCGCGTCGCCAGCGCGGCCTGTCGCTGA
- a CDS encoding class II glutamine amidotransferase — protein sequence MCRLLGVVAREPAALGDLLAEEIPEFLDLSREHADGWGIASWAGDEAAVVRDVAAAHDSARFAATTRTELDSGLLHIRLASSGSPVAPQNTHPFVGPGIAFAHNGFFAPRDALDPVIPAELLASAAGNTDSERYFLLLRALLREHDPATAISLAAARIRARATEFASLNCLLLTEEALYAYSEEDPRSEVSKRRGPDFFRLRYHATADRVVVGSSGLPSAEAEWSLLPYRQVLEIGRGDLRVTVHPELPAVTAA from the coding sequence ATGTGCCGTTTGCTCGGTGTCGTCGCCCGCGAGCCCGCGGCGCTCGGCGACCTGCTGGCGGAGGAAATCCCTGAATTCCTGGATTTGTCGCGGGAACACGCGGACGGCTGGGGAATCGCGTCCTGGGCGGGCGACGAGGCGGCGGTGGTGCGCGACGTCGCGGCCGCCCACGACTCGGCCCGGTTCGCGGCGACGACGCGCACCGAACTGGATTCGGGGCTGCTGCACATCCGGCTCGCCAGCTCGGGCTCCCCGGTGGCGCCGCAGAACACGCACCCGTTCGTCGGTCCGGGAATCGCCTTCGCGCACAACGGTTTCTTCGCCCCGAGGGACGCGCTGGACCCGGTGATCCCGGCGGAGCTGCTGGCCAGCGCGGCGGGCAACACCGATTCGGAGCGCTACTTCCTGCTGCTGCGCGCGCTGCTGCGCGAGCACGACCCGGCGACGGCGATCTCGCTGGCGGCCGCGCGGATCCGGGCTCGTGCCACCGAATTCGCGAGCCTGAACTGCCTGCTGCTGACCGAAGAGGCGCTGTACGCGTACTCCGAGGAGGACCCGCGGTCGGAGGTGAGCAAGCGCCGCGGCCCGGACTTCTTCCGGCTGCGCTACCACGCGACCGCGGACCGGGTCGTGGTCGGCTCCAGCGGGCTGCCGTCCGCGGAAGCGGAGTGGTCGCTGCTGCCCTACCGCCAGGTGCTGGAGATCGGTCGCGGCGACCTGCGGGTCACCGTCCACCCCGAACTCCCGGCGGTCACCGCGGCCTGA
- a CDS encoding LLM class flavin-dependent oxidoreductase — protein sequence MTVGVRTLWYLTPADGRYPWSPGGLHPFDADRYAELARTIDRGGFHGALVATWPNDPFVSAGFAAAQTRRMKFLVAVYARMIPARLLAEKALAFDAFSGGRLLINAVNGRDNILARYDMDTEHDERYELGRDYWKRFRELYAEGAESNFPNTPLRLEPTRPDGVPIWGAGDSAAGLENSGHVLDTYLTMMRDPAFLREKFDAARASAAAQRRELTGFGALAGVITRRTEAAALERFRSLFEETGVERITEVLDRAVRRRTHGRQDLATFTARDAQRQGWVDSLLAGRIPEPADLVIGDGLYAGITAWSPLDIFATGSSAVYFVGTPDRIAGVVADVRERTGLTDLILAGWPLAAEAEVVAEHLVPRFAEL from the coding sequence ATGACCGTGGGCGTCCGGACGCTGTGGTACCTCACCCCCGCCGACGGGCGGTACCCGTGGAGCCCGGGCGGGCTGCACCCGTTCGACGCGGACCGCTACGCGGAACTGGCCCGCACCATCGACCGCGGCGGTTTCCACGGGGCGCTGGTGGCGACCTGGCCGAACGACCCGTTCGTCTCGGCCGGTTTCGCCGCCGCGCAGACCCGGCGGATGAAGTTTCTCGTCGCCGTCTACGCCCGGATGATCCCGGCGCGGCTGCTGGCCGAGAAGGCGCTCGCCTTCGACGCGTTCAGCGGTGGCCGGTTGCTGATCAACGCGGTGAACGGGCGGGACAACATCCTCGCCCGCTACGACATGGACACCGAGCACGACGAACGCTACGAGCTCGGCCGGGACTACTGGAAGCGGTTCCGGGAGCTCTACGCCGAAGGCGCCGAGTCGAACTTCCCGAACACGCCGCTGCGCCTGGAACCCACCCGGCCGGACGGGGTGCCGATCTGGGGCGCGGGTGATTCGGCCGCAGGGCTGGAGAACTCGGGGCACGTGCTCGACACGTACCTGACGATGATGCGCGATCCCGCTTTCCTGCGGGAGAAGTTCGACGCGGCCCGCGCCTCCGCCGCCGCGCAGCGCCGCGAGCTGACCGGGTTCGGGGCGCTGGCCGGCGTCATCACCCGCCGCACCGAGGCGGCGGCGCTGGAGCGGTTCCGCTCCCTGTTCGAGGAGACCGGCGTCGAGCGGATCACCGAGGTGCTGGACCGGGCCGTGCGCAGGCGCACCCACGGCAGGCAGGACCTCGCCACGTTCACCGCCCGCGACGCGCAGCGGCAGGGCTGGGTGGATTCGCTGCTGGCGGGGCGGATCCCGGAACCGGCGGACCTGGTCATCGGGGACGGGTTGTACGCGGGCATCACCGCCTGGTCGCCGCTGGACATCTTCGCGACCGGTTCGTCGGCGGTGTACTTCGTCGGAACTCCGGACCGGATCGCGGGGGTCGTCGCGGACGTACGGGAACGCACCGGGCTCACCGACCTGATCCTCGCCGGGTGGCCGCTGGCCGCGGAGGCGGAGGTCGTCGCCGAGCACCTGGTGCCGCGGTTCGCCGAACTCTGA
- the thiM gene encoding hydroxyethylthiazole kinase → MTQPFPDATAAADALALLRERTPLVQSLTNLVSANLLTNVLLAAGATNAVIDDPHEAGGFARIADAVLINLGTPHDEQAAAFTAAAESARAAGHPWVLDPVGVGGLPWRTELAGGLLAHHPTAIRGNAFEITALAGTAGSGRGVDSASDAAESVPAARALLASTDVVSASGPVDHITGRTATGEITTVRVHGGSALLPKVTATGCSLGALSAAYLAVAPDPLTALVAAHAHFAIAAERAEPRSGGPGTFVPAFLDALAAVEPADLRAGARIDLAPTGRR, encoded by the coding sequence ATGACCCAGCCCTTCCCGGACGCCACCGCGGCCGCCGACGCCTTGGCGCTGCTGCGCGAACGCACCCCGCTGGTGCAGTCGCTGACGAACCTGGTGTCGGCGAACCTGCTCACCAACGTGCTGCTCGCCGCGGGCGCCACCAACGCCGTCATCGACGACCCGCACGAGGCGGGCGGGTTCGCCCGCATCGCCGACGCGGTCCTGATCAACCTGGGCACTCCGCACGACGAGCAGGCCGCCGCGTTCACCGCCGCCGCCGAGTCCGCGCGCGCCGCCGGGCACCCGTGGGTGCTGGACCCGGTGGGCGTCGGCGGGCTCCCGTGGCGCACCGAGCTCGCGGGCGGCCTGCTGGCCCACCACCCGACCGCGATCCGCGGCAACGCATTTGAGATCACCGCGCTGGCCGGGACGGCCGGTTCCGGGCGCGGGGTGGACAGCGCCTCCGACGCGGCCGAGTCGGTGCCCGCCGCGCGTGCCCTGCTGGCGAGCACCGACGTGGTGTCGGCCTCCGGGCCCGTCGACCACATCACCGGGCGCACCGCGACCGGCGAGATCACCACCGTCCGGGTGCACGGCGGCAGCGCGCTGCTGCCGAAGGTCACCGCCACCGGATGTTCCCTCGGTGCTCTCAGCGCCGCCTACCTCGCCGTGGCACCCGATCCGCTCACCGCGCTGGTCGCCGCGCACGCGCACTTCGCGATCGCCGCCGAACGCGCCGAACCGCGCAGCGGCGGGCCGGGCACGTTCGTACCCGCGTTCCTCGACGCGCTCGCCGCAGTGGAACCCGCGGACCTGCGCGCCGGTGCCCGCATCGACCTCGCGCCGACCGGGCGGCGATGA
- a CDS encoding APC family permease, whose protein sequence is MNSPAPPADITSTSDGSANTPRLRKELGFWSLTAIGFSGIMGSGWLFGAQYAAQAAGPASLLSWLVGGAAFTLIALVLIELGASRPVAGGIVRWPFLSNGPLTAGIVGWSVLLATSSATAAEASAITQYASHYLPWLYEGGALTAPGLVLSAGLLALVMLLNWFGVRLFARVNFVLTAIKFGVPVITLAALLASGFSQGGDPVAAGGGFAPYGWTAALSAVATAGIIYTINGFAPTIDLAAEARDPRRDIPRAVLTAIGLAVLLYLGLQVAFLYAVPESALAGGWHGIDFSSPFGELALLLNLGWLAALLYADAVISPGGALLVGIAGNSRVTYAMARNGVLPKRVTEVHAGSGVPRAALLVNFTLALILLAPFDGWQDIIGVAGNLFLLNYSVAAVSAAAFRRARPDAVSGWVPGMRWITPLSFVVSAEIIYWSQWEKLSVVLPLAVLAVPLFALVTKYRGVFFAQLRQSAWLVTYLVVLFAISALGGFGGTELIPAPLDSALVAVVALLIYFWGARSGERHLANSAVDTDEQEATD, encoded by the coding sequence ATGAACAGCCCAGCACCACCCGCCGACATCACGTCCACATCGGACGGTTCGGCGAACACTCCCCGCCTGCGCAAGGAGCTCGGCTTCTGGAGCCTGACCGCGATCGGGTTCAGCGGCATCATGGGCTCCGGCTGGCTGTTCGGCGCCCAGTACGCCGCACAGGCGGCCGGTCCCGCCTCGCTGCTGTCCTGGCTGGTCGGCGGCGCCGCCTTCACCCTCATCGCGCTGGTGCTCATCGAACTCGGCGCGAGCCGGCCGGTGGCGGGCGGCATCGTGCGGTGGCCGTTCCTGTCCAACGGCCCGCTGACCGCCGGGATCGTCGGGTGGTCGGTGCTGCTGGCCACCAGCAGCGCCACCGCGGCTGAAGCCTCCGCGATCACCCAGTACGCCAGCCACTACCTGCCGTGGCTCTACGAGGGCGGCGCGCTGACCGCCCCCGGCCTGGTGCTCTCCGCCGGGCTGCTGGCGCTGGTGATGCTGCTGAACTGGTTCGGTGTCCGGTTGTTCGCGCGGGTCAACTTCGTGCTCACCGCCATCAAGTTCGGCGTTCCGGTGATCACGCTGGCCGCGCTGCTGGCCTCCGGGTTCTCCCAGGGCGGCGATCCGGTCGCCGCGGGCGGCGGGTTCGCGCCGTACGGCTGGACGGCGGCGCTGAGCGCGGTCGCCACCGCCGGGATCATCTACACCATCAACGGTTTCGCGCCGACGATCGACTTGGCCGCCGAGGCCCGCGACCCGCGCCGGGACATCCCGCGCGCGGTGCTCACCGCGATCGGCCTGGCGGTGCTGCTGTACCTGGGCCTGCAGGTGGCGTTCCTCTACGCGGTGCCGGAGAGCGCGCTCGCCGGCGGCTGGCACGGCATCGACTTCAGCTCCCCGTTCGGCGAGCTCGCGCTGCTGCTGAACCTGGGCTGGCTGGCCGCGCTGCTCTACGCCGACGCCGTGATCTCCCCCGGCGGGGCGCTGCTGGTGGGCATCGCGGGCAACAGCCGCGTCACCTACGCGATGGCGCGCAACGGCGTGCTGCCGAAGCGGGTCACCGAGGTGCACGCCGGGTCCGGGGTGCCGCGCGCGGCGCTGCTGGTGAACTTCACGCTGGCGCTGATCCTGCTCGCCCCGTTCGACGGCTGGCAGGACATCATCGGCGTGGCGGGCAACCTGTTCCTGCTGAACTACTCGGTGGCCGCGGTGTCGGCGGCCGCGTTCCGCCGGGCTCGCCCGGACGCGGTGTCCGGCTGGGTGCCGGGGATGCGCTGGATCACGCCGCTGAGCTTCGTGGTCTCCGCCGAGATCATCTACTGGTCGCAGTGGGAGAAGCTGAGCGTGGTGCTGCCGCTGGCGGTGCTCGCGGTGCCGCTGTTCGCGCTGGTCACCAAGTACCGCGGGGTGTTCTTCGCGCAGCTGCGGCAGAGCGCGTGGCTGGTCACGTACCTGGTGGTGCTGTTCGCGATCTCGGCGCTGGGCGGTTTCGGCGGTACCGAGCTGATCCCGGCACCGCTGGACAGCGCGCTGGTCGCCGTCGTCGCGCTGCTGATCTACTTCTGGGGCGCTCGCTCCGGTGAGCGGCACCTGGCGAACTCCGCCGTCGACACCGACGAGCAGGAGGCCACCGACTGA
- a CDS encoding LLM class flavin-dependent oxidoreductase, with amino-acid sequence MSAHPEHPLHLAVALDGAGWHPTAWRDPQATPQALFTPGYWTALVRAAERGLFDFATIEDALGLQSDDHLSTTDRRTDRVRGRLDAELIAAFVAPLTSRIGLVPTVTTTHTEPFHLASALATLDHDSLGRAGWRVQTSVRSDEAAHFGRRALPEIRRDALGTPEVDAAVADLFEEAGDAVEVVRRLWDSWEDGTEIRDAATGRFLDRDKLHHVDFTGRFFSVRGPGIVPRPPQGQPLVVVLAHGRTVYELAARSADVVLVTPQQASDVPRVVAEVRAAEQAVGRTGAPLRILAELVVALDPDPAAARERVGRLDGLAGSPLRSDAAIVTGSPGELADVLQEWRAASPELDGFRLRPAVLPTDLDALADELVPELQRRGVFRGEYDSVSLRERFGLVRPASRYASTPEVAR; translated from the coding sequence ATGTCCGCACATCCCGAGCACCCGCTGCACCTGGCCGTCGCGCTCGACGGCGCCGGGTGGCATCCCACCGCGTGGCGCGACCCGCAGGCCACGCCGCAAGCGCTGTTCACCCCCGGCTACTGGACCGCGCTGGTCCGGGCCGCCGAACGGGGCCTGTTCGACTTCGCCACGATCGAAGACGCGCTGGGCCTGCAGTCCGACGACCACCTCAGCACCACCGACCGCCGCACCGACCGGGTGCGCGGGCGGCTCGACGCGGAGCTGATCGCGGCGTTCGTGGCACCGCTGACCAGCCGCATCGGCCTGGTCCCGACGGTCACCACGACGCACACCGAGCCGTTCCACCTCGCGTCGGCGCTCGCCACGCTCGACCACGACAGCCTGGGCCGCGCCGGGTGGCGGGTGCAGACCTCGGTGCGCTCCGACGAGGCCGCGCACTTCGGTCGCCGCGCCCTGCCGGAGATCCGCCGCGACGCCCTCGGCACCCCGGAGGTCGACGCCGCGGTGGCCGACCTGTTCGAGGAGGCCGGGGACGCCGTCGAAGTGGTCCGCCGGTTGTGGGACAGCTGGGAGGACGGCACCGAGATCCGCGACGCCGCCACCGGCCGGTTCCTGGACCGGGACAAGCTGCACCACGTCGACTTCACCGGCCGGTTCTTCTCGGTGCGCGGGCCGGGGATCGTGCCGCGCCCGCCGCAGGGCCAGCCGCTGGTGGTGGTGCTGGCGCACGGCCGGACCGTCTACGAGCTCGCGGCGCGCTCGGCGGATGTGGTCCTCGTGACGCCGCAGCAGGCGAGCGACGTGCCGCGGGTCGTCGCCGAGGTGCGGGCCGCCGAGCAGGCCGTGGGCCGCACCGGCGCCCCGCTGCGCATCCTCGCCGAGCTGGTGGTCGCGCTGGACCCGGACCCGGCCGCCGCCCGGGAACGGGTGGGGCGGCTCGACGGGCTCGCCGGTTCCCCGCTGCGCTCCGACGCGGCGATCGTCACCGGCTCCCCCGGCGAGCTGGCCGACGTGCTGCAGGAGTGGCGGGCGGCGTCGCCGGAGCTCGACGGGTTCCGGCTGCGTCCCGCGGTGCTGCCCACCGACCTGGACGCGTTGGCCGACGAGCTGGTGCCCGAACTCCAGCGGCGCGGGGTGTTCCGCGGCGAGTACGACTCGGTCAGCCTGCGCGAGCGCTTCGGCCTGGTCCGACCGGCCAGCAGGTACGCAAGCACCCCGGAGGTGGCCCGATGA
- a CDS encoding terpene synthase family protein, translated as MQPFQLPEFYVAHPARLNPHLERARRHTKEWAYQQDMIDVPQQGIPIWDEQDFDAHDYALLCAYTHPDAPGPELDLVTDWYVWVFYFDDHFLELYKRTHDMAAAQEHLDRLALFMPIEGPITETPRNPVEGGLADLWNRTVPARSADWRRRFVESTRNLLDESLWELHNINRGRLSNPIEYVEMRRKVGGAPWSANLVEHAVNAEVPAEIAATRPMEVLRDTFSDAVHLRNDLFSYEREVLDEGELSNGVLVFERFLDCSTQDAAEAVNDLLTSRLHQFEHTALTEVPALFEEHQVDPAARAGVFAYVKGLQDWQSGGHEWHLRSSRYMNGETRDDPIPANGLSGPTGLGTSAAHIATSLLRTAPQRARSFRHQPYQPVGPVPRQAMDMPFTAKSSPHLDHAREHTVEWAHRMGLLEGSVWTEQLIRDFDLALCASGIHPDASAEQLELSTDWLAWGTYGDDFYPVVFGRTGDYASAKACTERLPLFMPVEDEPVPEPANALEVSLLDLWRRTTAPMGTDARRTFRRTIVVMIDSWLWELGNQLQNRIPDPVDYIEMRRRTFGSDLTMSLCRLSHGNVVPPEIYRTRTLRSIENAAADYACLLNDVFSYQKEIEYEGELHNCILVVQNFLDCDKDRAVRVVVDLMNARMSQFQHVVAEELPALFEQFDLDDAAREVLLGYVEELRNWLSGILVWHDGCYRYQESALRRQPAAAPVVAAAVLGGPTGIGTSAARIAETLRSGV; from the coding sequence GTGCAACCGTTCCAGCTGCCCGAGTTCTACGTGGCTCACCCGGCGAGGCTGAACCCGCACCTGGAGCGCGCCCGCCGCCACACCAAGGAATGGGCCTACCAGCAGGACATGATCGACGTCCCGCAGCAGGGCATCCCGATCTGGGACGAGCAGGACTTCGACGCGCACGATTACGCGCTGCTGTGCGCCTACACCCACCCCGACGCGCCCGGACCCGAGCTGGACCTGGTGACCGACTGGTACGTGTGGGTCTTCTACTTCGACGACCACTTCCTGGAGCTCTACAAGCGCACCCACGACATGGCCGCCGCCCAGGAGCACCTGGACCGGCTGGCGCTGTTCATGCCGATCGAGGGCCCCATCACCGAGACGCCGCGCAACCCGGTCGAGGGCGGCCTCGCCGACCTGTGGAACCGGACCGTGCCCGCGCGGTCGGCGGATTGGCGGCGCCGGTTCGTGGAGAGCACCCGCAACCTGCTCGACGAATCGCTGTGGGAACTGCACAACATCAACCGCGGCCGGCTGTCCAACCCCATCGAGTACGTCGAGATGCGGCGCAAGGTCGGCGGCGCCCCCTGGTCGGCGAACCTGGTGGAGCACGCGGTGAACGCCGAGGTGCCCGCGGAGATCGCCGCGACCCGGCCGATGGAGGTGCTGCGCGACACGTTCTCCGACGCGGTGCACCTGCGCAACGACCTGTTCTCCTACGAGCGCGAAGTGCTCGACGAGGGCGAGCTGTCCAACGGGGTGCTCGTGTTCGAGCGGTTCCTGGACTGCTCCACCCAGGACGCCGCCGAGGCGGTGAACGACCTGCTGACCTCGCGGCTGCACCAGTTCGAGCACACCGCGCTCACCGAGGTGCCCGCGCTGTTCGAGGAGCACCAGGTCGATCCGGCCGCGCGCGCCGGGGTGTTCGCCTACGTGAAGGGCCTGCAAGACTGGCAGTCCGGCGGGCACGAGTGGCACCTGCGCTCCAGCCGCTACATGAACGGCGAGACCCGCGACGACCCGATCCCGGCGAACGGGCTGTCCGGGCCGACGGGGCTCGGCACCTCCGCCGCGCACATCGCCACCTCGCTGCTGCGCACCGCACCGCAGCGCGCCCGGTCGTTCCGGCACCAGCCGTACCAGCCGGTGGGCCCGGTCCCCCGCCAGGCGATGGACATGCCGTTCACCGCGAAGTCCAGTCCGCACCTGGACCACGCCCGCGAGCACACCGTGGAGTGGGCGCACCGGATGGGCCTGCTGGAGGGCTCGGTGTGGACCGAGCAGCTGATCCGGGACTTCGACCTGGCGCTGTGCGCCTCCGGCATCCACCCGGACGCCAGCGCCGAGCAGCTGGAGCTCAGCACCGACTGGCTGGCCTGGGGCACCTACGGCGACGACTTCTACCCGGTGGTGTTCGGCCGCACCGGCGACTACGCGTCGGCGAAGGCGTGCACCGAGCGGCTGCCGCTGTTCATGCCGGTCGAGGACGAGCCGGTGCCGGAGCCGGCGAACGCGCTGGAGGTGTCGCTGCTCGACCTGTGGCGGCGCACCACCGCGCCGATGGGCACCGACGCGCGCCGCACGTTCCGCCGCACCATCGTGGTGATGATCGACAGCTGGCTGTGGGAGCTGGGCAACCAGCTGCAGAACCGGATCCCCGACCCGGTGGACTACATCGAGATGCGCCGCCGCACGTTCGGCTCGGACCTCACGATGAGCCTGTGCCGCCTCTCGCACGGCAACGTGGTGCCGCCGGAGATCTATCGCACGCGGACGCTGCGGTCCATCGAGAACGCGGCGGCGGACTACGCGTGCCTGCTCAACGACGTGTTCTCGTACCAGAAGGAGATCGAGTACGAGGGCGAGCTGCACAACTGCATCCTGGTGGTGCAGAACTTCCTGGACTGCGACAAGGACCGCGCGGTGCGGGTCGTGGTGGACCTGATGAACGCGCGGATGAGCCAGTTCCAGCACGTGGTGGCCGAGGAGCTGCCCGCGCTGTTCGAGCAGTTCGACCTGGACGACGCGGCCCGCGAAGTGCTGCTCGGCTACGTGGAGGAACTGCGGAACTGGCTGTCCGGGATCCTCGTGTGGCACGACGGCTGCTACCGCTACCAGGAGTCGGCGCTGCGCAGGCAGCCCGCGGCGGCACCGGTGGTGGCGGCCGCGGTGCTGGGAGGTCCGACCGGGATCGGCACCTCAGCGGCCCGCATCGCGGAAACTCTGCGTTCTGGAGTCTGA
- a CDS encoding sodium:proton exchanger, translated as MFVKLLRPIGLCVALTAPALVVRATGAAPAPLLGLLLFGMAVVAASFVLAWATEAAQVDISGGLAIAILAVIAVLPEYAVDLYFAHTAGSNPEYVAYAAANMTGSNRLLLGLGWSSVVLIGLAVAKRRTGATVRELTLDSPYRVELGFLAIASVVAFVVPATGQISLPLGFALLGFFAFYLWKVSRAEVGEPDLVGPAATIGRLPKRPRRTLVVLLFVFAAAVILACAEPFAHNLIAAGTELGIDRFLLVQWLAPLASEAPEFIVAILFAVRGKGDDAIGTLISSKVNQWTLLVGSLPLAYLAGGGGTALHLDARQVEEFLLTATQTLLGVAALLALRFPRWAAWTLLGLFAAQFALPGQTARYVLCAVYAVLAIAALIRNRHHVLPTLAAPFRRSTEDEQTPQPITTAT; from the coding sequence GTGTTCGTCAAGCTGCTGCGCCCGATCGGGCTGTGCGTCGCGCTTACCGCGCCCGCGCTCGTCGTGCGCGCCACCGGAGCGGCTCCGGCGCCGCTGCTCGGGCTGCTGCTGTTCGGCATGGCCGTCGTCGCCGCCTCGTTCGTGCTCGCCTGGGCCACCGAGGCCGCGCAGGTCGACATCTCCGGTGGCCTGGCGATCGCGATCCTCGCCGTGATCGCCGTGCTTCCCGAGTACGCCGTCGACCTGTACTTCGCCCACACCGCCGGGTCGAACCCCGAGTACGTCGCCTACGCGGCCGCGAACATGACCGGCTCGAACCGGTTGCTGCTGGGCCTCGGCTGGTCCTCGGTGGTGCTGATCGGGCTCGCCGTCGCGAAGAGGCGGACCGGCGCCACGGTGCGCGAGCTGACCCTGGACTCGCCGTACCGGGTGGAGCTCGGGTTCCTGGCCATCGCCTCGGTCGTCGCGTTCGTCGTGCCCGCCACCGGGCAGATCTCGCTGCCGCTGGGCTTCGCGCTGCTCGGGTTCTTCGCGTTCTACCTGTGGAAGGTCTCCCGCGCCGAGGTCGGGGAACCGGACCTGGTCGGCCCGGCCGCCACCATCGGGCGGTTGCCGAAGCGGCCGCGCCGCACGCTGGTGGTGCTGCTGTTCGTCTTCGCCGCCGCGGTCATCCTCGCCTGCGCCGAACCGTTCGCGCACAACCTGATCGCGGCGGGCACGGAGCTCGGCATCGACCGGTTCCTGCTGGTGCAGTGGCTGGCGCCGCTTGCCTCGGAGGCGCCGGAGTTCATCGTGGCGATCCTGTTCGCGGTCCGCGGCAAGGGCGACGACGCGATCGGCACCCTCATCTCCAGCAAGGTGAACCAGTGGACGCTGCTCGTCGGCAGCCTCCCGTTGGCCTACCTCGCCGGTGGCGGGGGAACGGCGCTGCACCTGGACGCCCGGCAGGTCGAGGAGTTCCTGCTCACCGCCACCCAGACGCTGCTGGGCGTGGCCGCGCTGCTGGCGCTGCGGTTCCCCCGCTGGGCCGCGTGGACGCTGCTGGGACTGTTCGCCGCCCAGTTCGCGCTGCCTGGTCAGACGGCGCGCTACGTGCTGTGCGCGGTGTACGCGGTGCTCGCCATCGCCGCGCTGATCCGCAACCGGCACCACGTCCTGCCGACCCTCGCGGCCCCGTTCCGGCGCAGCACCGAGGACGAGCAGACCCCGCAACCCATCACCACCGCCACCTGA
- a CDS encoding GntR family transcriptional regulator, whose translation MRGRWPGHRRTGALTCRTSSPAATSRPSTASRTPIREALALLEHDGLLERAVRGYRVRAGRPEAVVEIYEARLALESEAAATAALRHTDLDIARLEHHHRQCCGSAADDEVRAGNFRFHEALWEAGHNATITGLLVKLTAQLRIYDSGPPRAYGDFDTLNTEHERILRALRDRSPDDARAAMRAHLQRSLEQRIRLTLEA comes from the coding sequence GTGCGGGGGCGGTGGCCCGGACATCGCCGCACGGGCGCGCTCACGTGCCGGACCTCGTCACCGGCAGCGACGAGTCGGCCGTCCACCGCCTCCCGCACCCCGATCCGCGAAGCGCTCGCGCTGCTCGAACACGACGGCCTGCTGGAACGCGCGGTGCGCGGCTACCGAGTTCGGGCCGGGCGCCCGGAAGCCGTGGTGGAGATCTACGAGGCGCGGCTCGCCCTCGAATCCGAGGCCGCCGCCACCGCCGCGCTGCGCCACACCGACCTGGACATCGCCCGCCTGGAACACCACCACCGGCAGTGCTGCGGCTCCGCCGCGGACGACGAGGTGCGCGCCGGGAACTTCCGGTTCCACGAGGCGTTGTGGGAGGCCGGGCACAACGCCACCATCACCGGGCTGCTGGTCAAGCTCACCGCCCAGCTGCGGATCTACGACAGCGGGCCGCCGCGCGCCTACGGCGACTTCGACACGCTCAACACCGAGCACGAGCGGATCCTGCGCGCGCTGCGCGACCGGTCCCCGGACGACGCCCGCGCCGCGATGCGGGCGCACCTGCAGCGCAGCCTGGAGCAGCGCATCCGCCTCACCCTGGAGGCATGA